A genomic region of Mitsuaria sp. 7 contains the following coding sequences:
- a CDS encoding peptidylprolyl isomerase → MSKKVELHTNQGLITLELDEAKAPKSVENFLAYVAKGHYDGTIFHRVIKGFMAQCGGFEEGMKQKPADAPIQNEANNGLKNDKYTIAMARTNAPHSASAQFFINTVDNDFLNFKSESPSGWGYAVFGKVIAGQDVVDKIEKVKTSRSGFHDDVPVDPVIIERAVAVE, encoded by the coding sequence ATGAGCAAGAAAGTCGAACTGCACACCAACCAGGGTCTGATCACGCTGGAACTCGACGAGGCCAAGGCCCCCAAGAGCGTCGAGAACTTCCTGGCCTACGTGGCCAAGGGCCACTACGACGGCACGATCTTCCACCGCGTCATCAAGGGCTTCATGGCCCAGTGCGGCGGCTTCGAGGAAGGCATGAAGCAGAAGCCGGCCGACGCCCCGATCCAGAACGAGGCCAACAACGGCCTGAAGAACGACAAGTACACGATCGCCATGGCGCGCACGAACGCGCCGCACTCGGCGAGCGCCCAGTTCTTCATCAACACGGTCGACAACGACTTCCTGAACTTCAAGAGCGAAAGCCCGTCGGGCTGGGGCTATGCGGTGTTCGGCAAGGTCATCGCCGGCCAGGACGTCGTGGACAAGATCGAGAAGGTCAAGACCAGCCGCTCCGGCTTCCATGACGACGTGCCGGTCGACCCGGTGATCATCGAGCGCGCCGTCGCGGTCGAGTGA
- a CDS encoding DNA-3-methyladenine glycosylase, which produces MARVATAGVTPDYWDEACRHLVKRDRVMKKLIPQFGEARLQSRGDAFTTLARSIVGQQISVKAAQSVWDKFAELTSGPSNRIKPTEVLGLDKTALRAVGLSLRKVEYLSDLAQHFETGQVHVRQWAQMEDEAIIDELVAIRGIARWTAEMFLIFHLMRPNVLPLDDLGLLKGISQNYFSDEPVSRAEARELGEGWAPYRSVATWYIWRSLDPLPVDY; this is translated from the coding sequence ATGGCGCGTGTGGCGACCGCCGGGGTGACCCCGGACTATTGGGACGAGGCTTGCAGACACCTGGTCAAACGCGACCGGGTGATGAAGAAGCTGATCCCTCAATTCGGCGAGGCGCGACTGCAGAGCCGAGGCGACGCGTTCACGACGCTGGCGCGTTCGATCGTCGGACAGCAGATCTCGGTGAAGGCGGCGCAGAGCGTTTGGGACAAGTTCGCCGAGCTGACCTCGGGACCCTCCAACCGCATCAAGCCGACCGAGGTGCTGGGTCTGGACAAGACCGCGCTGCGGGCCGTCGGGCTGTCGTTGCGCAAGGTCGAGTACCTCAGCGACCTGGCGCAGCATTTTGAAACCGGCCAGGTCCATGTGCGCCAATGGGCGCAGATGGAAGACGAAGCCATCATCGACGAGCTGGTCGCCATCCGCGGCATCGCGCGCTGGACGGCGGAGATGTTCCTGATCTTCCACCTGATGCGGCCCAACGTGCTGCCGCTGGATGATCTGGGGCTGCTGAAAGGCATCAGCCAGAACTACTTCAGCGACGAGCCGGTGTCGCGCGCGGAGGCCCGAGAGCTGGGCGAGGGCTGGGCCCCGTATCGCTCGGTGGCCACATGGTACATTTGGCGGAGCCTCGATCCGCTACCCGTGGATTACTGA
- the cysS gene encoding cysteine--tRNA ligase — MSSLRIYNTLDRQLQDFQPIEPGKVRMYVCGITVYDLCHMGHARMNIAFDVVYRWLKASGFDVTYVRNITDIDDKIIRRALERGITIGQLTGDTIAAMHRDFDALGIAKPTHEPRATEYVPQMLDIIGKLESKGLAYQADGGGDVNYAVRKFDGYGKLSGKSPDQLRAGERVAVDDGKRDPLDFVLWKSAKAEEPVEAKWASPWGEGRPGWHIECSAMSCALLGERFDIHGGGMDLQFPHHENEIAQSEGAFGHFVNYWLHNGFLNIDGEKMSKSLGNFFTIQEVLEKFDGESIRFFMLRTQYRSPFNFSDVSLDDARTALRRLYTALDAVAPADVTIDWTQGPAVAFKAAMDDDFNTPGALAVLFELANQVNRDRSAQDAGLLKALGGVLGVLQQAPKTFLQAGAGLDEAAIEAQIAARAAAKAGRDFAEADRIRKSLAEQGIELKDSPTGTTWVRAAKLGEQA, encoded by the coding sequence ATGTCTTCCTTGCGCATCTACAACACGCTGGACCGCCAGCTCCAGGACTTCCAACCGATCGAGCCGGGCAAGGTCCGCATGTACGTCTGCGGCATCACGGTCTACGACCTGTGCCACATGGGCCATGCGCGCATGAACATCGCGTTCGACGTCGTCTACCGGTGGCTGAAGGCCAGCGGTTTCGACGTCACGTATGTCCGCAACATCACCGACATCGACGACAAGATCATCCGCCGCGCGCTCGAGCGCGGCATCACGATCGGCCAACTGACCGGCGACACCATCGCCGCGATGCATCGCGACTTCGACGCGCTGGGCATCGCCAAGCCGACGCATGAACCGCGCGCCACCGAGTATGTCCCGCAGATGCTGGACATCATCGGCAAGCTGGAAAGCAAGGGCCTGGCCTACCAGGCCGACGGCGGCGGCGACGTGAACTACGCGGTGCGCAAGTTCGACGGCTACGGCAAGCTCAGCGGCAAGTCGCCGGACCAGCTGCGCGCCGGCGAGCGCGTCGCGGTCGACGACGGCAAGCGGGATCCGCTGGACTTCGTGCTGTGGAAGTCGGCCAAGGCCGAGGAGCCCGTCGAGGCCAAGTGGGCCAGCCCCTGGGGCGAAGGCCGCCCGGGATGGCACATCGAGTGCTCGGCGATGAGCTGCGCGCTGCTGGGCGAGCGCTTCGACATCCACGGCGGCGGCATGGACCTGCAGTTCCCGCACCACGAGAACGAGATCGCGCAGAGCGAAGGCGCCTTCGGCCACTTCGTCAACTACTGGCTGCATAACGGCTTCCTGAACATCGACGGCGAGAAGATGTCCAAGAGTCTGGGCAACTTCTTCACCATCCAGGAAGTGCTGGAGAAGTTCGACGGCGAGTCCATCCGCTTCTTCATGCTGCGCACGCAGTACCGCAGCCCGTTCAACTTCAGCGATGTCAGCCTGGACGACGCGCGCACCGCGCTGCGCCGGCTGTACACGGCGCTGGACGCGGTCGCGCCGGCGGACGTGACGATCGACTGGACGCAAGGTCCGGCTGTGGCATTCAAGGCCGCGATGGACGATGACTTCAACACGCCCGGCGCACTGGCCGTGTTGTTCGAACTGGCCAACCAGGTCAATCGCGACCGGTCCGCACAGGACGCCGGTCTGCTGAAGGCACTGGGCGGCGTGCTGGGCGTGCTGCAACAGGCGCCCAAGACCTTCCTGCAAGCCGGCGCGGGCCTGGACGAGGCCGCGATCGAGGCGCAGATCGCCGCGCGCGCCGCCGCCAAGGCCGGCCGCGATTTCGCCGAGGCTGACCGCATCCGCAAGTCGCTCGCCGAACAAGGCATCGAATTGAAGGATTCGCCGACCGGCACGACCTGGGTCCGCGCAGCCAAGCTGGGAGAGCAGGCCTGA
- the tilS gene encoding tRNA lysidine(34) synthetase TilS encodes MIAVATSGGRDSTALLHATAVAARPIGLHVVALHIHHGLSKQADEWLVHLQAQVEAWAADGLPVSLVHERLSGAPGPGDSIEAWARAGRHQALQRLTLDAGADLLLLAHHRRDQAETFLLQAMRGAGVAGLSAMPRTQWRDGVCWARPWLDRRRESIEAYVAEHGLRFIEDDSNGDARFARNRLRLEAWPALTAEAPGAEAALAQAAAWAQEAAELQREIAEEDLARWSDTDGLSQAMLDELSPARASNALRAWLHRANGRTAPATLIRRVMAEGPAATVARWPLGDTELHLYRGRFFVQAPPLVRRPAPSEALPASLLGLGIAAATAGVEATLRIDLSRPGRHPVAEWGGAFHVEPVTTGGVALSALSNVELRPREGGEQFQAHAKGLVRALRKCWQTAGIPAVQREGPLIYVDGALLFAPGLGIDARWVASPDEAQMALRWVPEASGSRMGSDIADKGGS; translated from the coding sequence GTGATTGCGGTCGCCACCAGCGGCGGCCGTGATTCGACCGCGCTCCTCCACGCCACCGCTGTTGCTGCCCGTCCGATCGGGCTGCACGTGGTGGCGTTGCACATCCATCATGGACTGAGCAAGCAGGCCGACGAGTGGCTGGTACATCTGCAGGCGCAGGTCGAGGCCTGGGCCGCGGACGGCCTGCCGGTGTCGCTCGTCCATGAGCGCCTGAGCGGCGCGCCGGGACCCGGCGACAGCATTGAAGCGTGGGCCCGGGCAGGGCGCCACCAGGCGCTGCAACGCCTGACCCTCGATGCCGGCGCCGACCTGCTGCTGCTCGCGCACCATCGCCGCGACCAGGCGGAGACCTTCCTGCTTCAAGCGATGCGCGGCGCTGGCGTGGCGGGCCTGTCCGCGATGCCGCGCACGCAATGGCGCGACGGCGTGTGCTGGGCTCGCCCCTGGCTGGATCGTCGCCGCGAGTCCATCGAGGCCTACGTCGCCGAACATGGCTTGCGCTTCATCGAGGACGACAGCAATGGCGACGCGCGATTCGCCCGCAATCGTCTGCGACTGGAAGCTTGGCCCGCGCTGACCGCGGAGGCGCCCGGCGCGGAGGCCGCGCTCGCGCAAGCTGCCGCGTGGGCGCAGGAAGCCGCCGAGTTGCAGCGCGAGATCGCTGAGGAGGACCTCGCCCGATGGTCCGATACCGACGGCCTGTCGCAGGCCATGCTGGATGAACTCAGCCCCGCGCGCGCGTCGAACGCGTTGCGCGCATGGCTGCATCGCGCGAACGGTCGGACCGCGCCCGCGACGCTGATCCGACGCGTGATGGCGGAAGGGCCTGCTGCGACCGTGGCGCGCTGGCCGCTCGGCGACACCGAACTGCATCTCTATCGCGGCCGGTTCTTCGTGCAGGCGCCGCCGCTGGTGCGGCGTCCCGCGCCATCGGAGGCGCTGCCTGCCTCGTTGCTCGGACTCGGCATCGCCGCGGCGACGGCGGGCGTGGAGGCGACGCTCCGGATCGATCTCTCGCGACCGGGGCGTCACCCGGTGGCCGAGTGGGGCGGCGCTTTCCATGTCGAACCCGTGACCACGGGGGGCGTTGCGCTTTCTGCGCTCAGCAATGTCGAGTTGCGTCCGCGCGAAGGCGGCGAGCAGTTCCAGGCGCACGCCAAGGGTCTCGTGCGCGCGCTCCGGAAATGCTGGCAGACGGCCGGAATCCCCGCTGTCCAGAGGGAAGGGCCGCTGATCTACGTCGATGGAGCGCTGCTGTTCGCGCCCGGTCTGGGCATCGATGCGCGGTGGGTCGCGTCGCCCGACGAGGCACAGATGGCGCTGCGCTGGGTGCCCGAGGCAAGCGGATCCCGCATGGGGAGCGACATTGCGGACAAGGGCGGGTCTTAG
- a CDS encoding tetratricopeptide repeat protein, which yields MPRLPALIRHCCVALAMTGATLTHAAALDDAQGLWAAGKRDQAIQVAEAGLKATPDDPRLRFALGTMLLEQQQLERARALFTSLTEDFPDLADPYNNLAVIHAARGEYEAARQSLTRALDLQPDHAQAQENMGDVMMRLAQQSYERALKQALGDDTALKVKLQRVTAFNNAKGVQAR from the coding sequence ATGCCAAGACTTCCTGCCCTGATCCGCCACTGCTGCGTCGCCCTGGCGATGACCGGCGCCACCCTGACGCATGCCGCGGCGCTCGACGACGCGCAAGGCCTCTGGGCCGCCGGCAAACGCGACCAGGCGATCCAGGTCGCCGAGGCCGGCCTGAAGGCCACACCCGACGACCCGCGCCTGCGCTTCGCGCTGGGCACCATGCTGCTCGAGCAGCAGCAGCTCGAGCGCGCCCGCGCGCTCTTCACCAGCCTGACCGAGGACTTCCCCGACCTGGCCGATCCGTACAACAACCTGGCCGTGATCCACGCCGCGCGCGGCGAGTACGAGGCCGCGCGCCAGTCGCTGACCCGCGCCCTGGACCTGCAGCCCGACCACGCGCAGGCCCAGGAGAACATGGGCGACGTGATGATGCGCCTGGCCCAGCAGTCCTACGAGCGCGCGCTGAAGCAGGCGCTCGGCGACGACACCGCGCTGAAGGTCAAGTTGCAACGTGTCACCGCGTTCAACAACGCCAAGGGCGTGCAGGCGCGATGA
- a CDS encoding peptidylprolyl isomerase — protein sequence MRTSKFLLAAGAAVLGLAASFAQAQVVKLSTTAGDIKIKLDAEKAPKSVANFLAYVKAGHYNGVIFHRVIGDFMIQTGGYTPDLKQRATRPPIPLEAGNGLMNIRGSIAMARTNDPNSATSQFFINTVDNPALDPGYAADGRGYAVFGYVTEGMDVVDKIRAVPTAPSPKNPAFQNLPNTPVLIKQATVEK from the coding sequence ATGCGGACATCCAAATTCCTGCTCGCCGCCGGCGCCGCCGTGCTGGGCCTCGCGGCCTCGTTCGCCCAGGCCCAGGTCGTCAAGCTGAGCACCACCGCCGGCGACATCAAGATCAAGCTGGATGCGGAGAAGGCGCCCAAGTCGGTCGCCAACTTCCTCGCCTACGTGAAGGCCGGCCACTACAACGGCGTGATCTTCCATCGCGTCATCGGCGACTTCATGATCCAGACCGGCGGCTACACGCCCGACCTGAAGCAGCGCGCGACGCGCCCGCCCATCCCGCTGGAGGCCGGCAACGGCCTGATGAACATCCGCGGCTCGATCGCGATGGCGCGCACCAACGATCCGAACTCGGCGACCTCGCAGTTCTTCATCAACACCGTGGACAACCCGGCGCTGGATCCGGGCTACGCGGCCGATGGCCGCGGCTATGCCGTGTTCGGCTACGTCACCGAGGGCATGGACGTGGTCGACAAGATCCGCGCGGTGCCGACCGCGCCGTCGCCGAAGAATCCAGCGTTCCAGAACCTGCCCAACACCCCCGTCCTGATCAAGCAGGCCACCGTCGAGAAATAA
- a CDS encoding electron transfer flavoprotein-ubiquinone oxidoreductase: protein MTSEELIAQYGPRDSMEYDVVVVGGGPAGLATAIRLKQIAAEKGQEISVVVLEKGSEAGAHILSGAVMDPRAITELFPNWKELGAPLNQAVTADQVLFLKESGHTDTPQALIPRCFHNHGNYVISLGNVTKWLAQQAEALGVEIFAGFAAAEVVYDEQGRVKGVATGNVGVGKDGEPHESFQLGMELHGKYTIFAEGARGHLGKQLIAKFQLDAGKDPQTYGIGIKELWEVPADKAQPGLVVHTAGWPLDNATYGGGFLYHLEGNKVTLGFVVGLDYQNPWMSPFEEMQRWKTHPSIRKHIEGGKRLGYGARAITAGGLLSLPKQVFPGGALVGDDAGYLNAARIKGSHAAIKSGMMCAEAIAEALAAGRSFDELSAYPAAFEKSWLREELDQSRNFKAWFKKGTIVGSLMTGIEQWLLPKLGIKSPPWTLHRDKPDHVFLRPASEMPKIEYPKPDGKLTFDRLSSVFVSNTNHEENQPAHLTLKDNSIPVQVNLAKYAGPEARYCPAGVYEFVKSDDNVERLQINAQNCVHCKTCDIKDPTQNIVWVTPEGGGGPNYVSM from the coding sequence ATGACCTCCGAAGAACTCATCGCCCAGTACGGTCCGCGCGACAGCATGGAATACGACGTCGTGGTCGTCGGCGGCGGTCCCGCCGGCCTCGCCACCGCGATCCGTCTGAAGCAGATCGCCGCGGAGAAGGGCCAGGAGATCTCGGTGGTGGTGCTGGAGAAGGGCTCCGAGGCCGGCGCGCACATCCTGTCCGGCGCGGTCATGGACCCGCGCGCGATCACCGAGCTGTTCCCCAACTGGAAGGAACTCGGCGCGCCGCTGAACCAGGCCGTCACGGCCGACCAGGTGCTCTTCCTGAAGGAGTCCGGCCACACCGACACGCCGCAGGCGCTGATCCCGCGCTGCTTCCACAACCACGGCAACTACGTCATCTCGCTGGGCAACGTCACGAAGTGGCTGGCGCAGCAGGCCGAGGCGCTGGGCGTGGAGATCTTCGCCGGCTTCGCCGCCGCCGAGGTCGTCTACGACGAGCAGGGCCGCGTGAAGGGCGTGGCGACGGGCAACGTGGGCGTCGGCAAGGACGGCGAGCCGCATGAGAGCTTCCAGCTCGGCATGGAGCTGCACGGCAAGTACACGATCTTCGCGGAAGGCGCGCGCGGCCATCTGGGCAAGCAGCTGATCGCGAAGTTCCAGCTCGACGCGGGCAAGGATCCGCAGACCTACGGCATCGGCATCAAGGAGCTGTGGGAAGTGCCGGCCGACAAGGCGCAGCCCGGCCTGGTCGTGCACACCGCCGGCTGGCCGCTGGACAACGCGACCTACGGCGGCGGCTTCCTGTACCACCTCGAAGGCAACAAGGTGACGCTGGGCTTCGTGGTCGGCCTGGACTACCAGAACCCGTGGATGTCGCCCTTCGAGGAGATGCAGCGCTGGAAGACGCATCCCTCGATCCGCAAGCACATCGAGGGCGGCAAGCGCCTGGGCTACGGCGCCCGCGCGATCACCGCGGGCGGCCTGCTGAGCCTGCCCAAGCAGGTCTTCCCGGGCGGCGCGCTGGTCGGCGACGACGCCGGCTACCTGAACGCCGCGCGCATCAAGGGCAGCCATGCGGCGATCAAGTCCGGGATGATGTGCGCCGAGGCCATCGCCGAGGCGCTGGCCGCGGGCCGTTCGTTCGACGAGCTGAGCGCCTATCCGGCCGCCTTCGAGAAGAGCTGGCTGCGCGAGGAGCTGGATCAATCGCGCAACTTCAAGGCCTGGTTCAAGAAGGGCACGATCGTCGGCTCGCTGATGACGGGCATCGAGCAGTGGCTGCTGCCCAAGCTGGGCATCAAGAGCCCGCCGTGGACGCTGCATCGCGACAAGCCCGATCACGTCTTCCTGCGCCCCGCGTCGGAGATGCCGAAGATCGAGTATCCGAAGCCCGACGGCAAGCTGACCTTCGACCGGCTCTCGTCGGTGTTCGTGTCCAACACGAACCATGAAGAGAACCAGCCGGCCCATCTGACGCTGAAGGACAACAGCATTCCCGTGCAGGTCAACCTGGCGAAGTACGCCGGCCCGGAAGCCCGCTACTGCCCGGCTGGCGTCTACGAGTTCGTGAAATCGGATGACAACGTCGAGCGCCTGCAGATCAACGCGCAGAACTGCGTGCACTGCAAGACCTGCGACATCAAGGACCCGACCCAGAACATCGTCTGGGTCACGCCGGAAGGCGGCGGCGGACCGAACTATGTGAGCATGTGA
- a CDS encoding aspartate kinase — protein sequence MALIVHKYGGTSMGSTDRIRNVAKRVAKWARAGHQMVVVPSAMSGETNRLLGLAKELSPGSSSPSLMRELDMIASTGEQVSVGLLAIALQAEGMDAVSYTGWQVGVSTDNSYTKARIESIDDAKVKADLDAGRVVVITGFQGVDEDRNITTLGRGGSDTSAVAIAAAIKADECLIYTDVDGVYTTDPRVVPEARRMSTISFEEMLEMASLGSKVLQIRSVEFAGKYRVPMRVLSSFTPWDIDIDEEAKSGTLITFEEDEQMEQAVVSGIAFNRDEAKVTLLGVPDKPGIAFQILGPVADANIDVDVIIQNVSQDGKTDFSFTVHRNDYQRAMELLEKVVGPAVQAAKVTGDQRICKVSIVGIGMRSHVGVASKMFRSLSEEGINIQMITTSEIKTSVVIDEKYMELAVRALHRAFDLDQDIEA from the coding sequence ATGGCATTGATCGTTCACAAGTACGGCGGCACCTCGATGGGGTCGACCGACCGCATCCGCAACGTGGCCAAGCGCGTCGCCAAATGGGCGAGGGCGGGTCACCAGATGGTGGTGGTCCCCTCGGCGATGAGCGGCGAGACCAACCGCCTGCTCGGCCTGGCCAAGGAGCTGTCCCCCGGCAGCTCGTCGCCGTCGCTGATGCGCGAGCTCGACATGATCGCGTCGACCGGCGAGCAGGTCTCCGTCGGCCTGCTGGCGATCGCGCTGCAGGCCGAGGGCATGGACGCCGTCAGCTACACCGGCTGGCAGGTCGGCGTGTCGACCGACAACTCGTACACCAAGGCCCGCATCGAGAGCATCGACGATGCGAAGGTCAAGGCCGACCTCGACGCCGGCCGCGTGGTCGTCATCACCGGCTTCCAGGGCGTGGACGAGGACCGCAACATCACGACGCTGGGACGCGGCGGTTCGGACACCTCGGCGGTCGCGATCGCCGCGGCGATCAAGGCCGACGAATGCCTGATCTACACCGACGTCGACGGCGTCTACACGACCGATCCGCGCGTCGTGCCCGAAGCGCGCCGCATGAGCACCATCAGCTTCGAGGAGATGCTGGAGATGGCCTCGCTCGGCTCCAAGGTGCTGCAGATCCGCTCGGTGGAATTCGCCGGCAAGTACCGCGTCCCGATGCGCGTGCTGAGCAGCTTCACGCCCTGGGACATCGACATCGACGAAGAAGCCAAGTCCGGCACCCTGATCACTTTTGAAGAGGACGAACAAATGGAACAAGCCGTCGTCTCCGGCATTGCCTTCAACCGCGACGAGGCCAAGGTGACGCTGCTGGGCGTGCCTGACAAGCCGGGCATCGCGTTCCAGATCCTGGGCCCGGTGGCCGACGCCAACATCGACGTCGACGTGATCATCCAGAACGTGTCGCAGGACGGGAAGACGGACTTCTCGTTCACCGTGCATCGCAACGACTACCAGCGCGCGATGGAGCTGCTGGAGAAGGTCGTGGGACCGGCGGTGCAGGCCGCCAAGGTGACCGGCGACCAGCGCATCTGCAAGGTGTCCATCGTGGGCATCGGCATGCGTTCGCACGTGGGCGTCGCGTCGAAGATGTTCCGCTCGCTGTCGGAAGAGGGCATCAACATCCAGATGATCACGACCAGCGAGATCAAGACTTCCGTCGTCATCGACGAGAAGTACATGGAGCTGGCGGTGCGCGCCTTGCATCGCGCGTTCGATCTGGATCAGGACATCGAGGCCTGA
- a CDS encoding acetyl-CoA carboxylase carboxyltransferase subunit alpha, whose protein sequence is MSKKHFLEFEQPIAELETKIDELRYVQSESAVDISEEIDRLGKKSLQLTKDIYSNVLPWQVYQVARHPQRPQTLDYCSEVFTEFQELHGDRHFADDAAIVGGLARFNGQACMVIGHQRGSDAKERTLRNFGMPRPEGYRKALRLLKLAEKFGLPVFTFIDTMGAYPGIGAEERSQSEAIGRNIFEMAQLEVPIIATVIGEGGSGGALAIGVADQVLMLQFAAYSVISPEGCASILWKTAARAPEAAEALGITAHRLKALGLIDKIVSEPVGGAHRDPKLMASSLKRALGDALRQVSDLKTKELLDRRYERLQAYGRFSDTKSR, encoded by the coding sequence ATGAGCAAGAAACACTTCCTCGAATTCGAGCAGCCGATCGCTGAACTCGAAACCAAGATCGACGAGCTCCGCTACGTGCAGAGCGAGTCCGCGGTGGACATCTCGGAAGAGATCGACCGCCTCGGCAAGAAGAGCCTGCAGCTCACGAAGGACATCTATTCGAATGTCCTGCCGTGGCAGGTCTACCAGGTCGCCCGGCACCCGCAACGTCCGCAGACGCTGGACTATTGCAGCGAGGTCTTCACCGAATTCCAGGAGCTGCACGGCGACCGGCATTTCGCGGATGACGCCGCGATCGTCGGCGGTCTCGCGCGCTTCAACGGCCAGGCCTGCATGGTCATCGGCCATCAGCGCGGCTCCGACGCGAAGGAGCGCACGCTGCGCAACTTCGGCATGCCGCGTCCTGAGGGTTACCGCAAGGCGCTGCGCCTGCTGAAGCTGGCCGAGAAGTTCGGCCTGCCGGTGTTCACCTTCATCGACACGATGGGCGCGTACCCGGGCATCGGCGCGGAAGAGCGCAGCCAGTCGGAAGCGATCGGCCGCAACATCTTCGAGATGGCGCAGCTGGAAGTGCCCATCATCGCGACGGTCATCGGCGAAGGCGGCTCCGGCGGCGCGTTGGCGATCGGCGTGGCCGACCAGGTGCTGATGCTGCAGTTCGCGGCGTATTCGGTGATCTCTCCCGAAGGTTGCGCATCCATCCTGTGGAAGACCGCCGCGCGTGCGCCTGAAGCGGCCGAAGCGCTGGGCATCACCGCCCATCGCCTGAAGGCGCTGGGCCTGATCGACAAGATCGTCAGCGAGCCCGTCGGCGGCGCGCACCGCGATCCCAAGCTGATGGCGTCCAGCCTGAAGCGCGCGCTGGGCGATGCGCTCCGCCAAGTCTCCGATCTGAAGACCAAGGAACTGCTGGATCGCCGCTACGAGCGCCTGCAGGCCTATGGTCGATTCAGCGACACCAAGAGCCGGTGA
- a CDS encoding OsmC family protein, translating to MSIHVQRDKTGPMRQTVSIRKHVLTADQSVEGGGEDAGPDAHELYDAALASCKALTVLWYARRKGMALEDVLVDVESDRSQERQGLYKLKATLTFVGTLSDEERQQLLAVADKCPVHKLMTQVKTEIETVMAG from the coding sequence ATGAGCATTCACGTTCAACGCGACAAGACCGGCCCGATGCGCCAGACGGTGAGCATCCGCAAGCATGTGCTGACGGCGGACCAATCCGTCGAAGGCGGCGGCGAGGACGCCGGCCCCGACGCCCACGAGCTCTATGACGCCGCGCTGGCGTCCTGCAAGGCGCTGACGGTGCTCTGGTACGCGCGGCGCAAGGGCATGGCCCTGGAGGACGTGCTGGTGGACGTGGAGAGCGACCGTTCGCAGGAGCGCCAGGGACTCTACAAGCTCAAGGCGACGCTGACCTTCGTCGGCACCCTGAGCGACGAGGAACGCCAGCAGCTGCTGGCCGTGGCCGACAAGTGCCCGGTGCACAAGCTGATGACGCAGGTGAAGACGGAGATCGAGACGGTGATGGCCGGGTGA
- a CDS encoding recombinase family protein — translation MMMQIVGAFAEFALEVIRDRTRAGSRAAKDRGIRLGRPRELTPEPEAEAIRKFLDGKHRTRSLAKECGTHVSSIKRTLRRVGAMGPAKLRNGKAGG, via the coding sequence ATGATGATGCAGATCGTCGGCGCATTCGCCGAATTTGCGCTGGAGGTGATTCGCGACCGAACGCGCGCAGGCTCGCGAGCGGCGAAGGATCGAGGCATCAGGTTGGGGCGCCCGCGCGAGCTGACGCCAGAGCCTGAAGCGGAGGCCATCCGCAAGTTTCTCGACGGAAAACACCGCACCAGATCGCTTGCAAAGGAGTGCGGGACACACGTTTCCAGCATTAAGCGCACCCTCAGGCGCGTGGGTGCGATGGGGCCAGCGAAGCTGCGCAACGGGAAAGCAGGTGGTTGA
- a CDS encoding FMN-binding negative transcriptional regulator, translating to MYTPKHFNLPDLSHARLMIQEHPLSTLMLIDPTHGLSATPVPMIWGAPTDPADGEGWWLEGHLARANPHIAAMMSPELGEVLVQFNGPGAYISPSHYDTPLSVPTWNYLTLQVHGRVQIIDEEHAKDALLKRLIATQEPDYAAQWRGLPEDFQRKMLGAIVGFRVPVERWTMKAKISQNRSAVERERILAHQEHHGSLEEQILARWVRELAPR from the coding sequence ATGTACACGCCCAAGCATTTCAACCTGCCGGACCTGTCGCATGCCCGGCTGATGATCCAGGAGCATCCGCTGTCCACGCTGATGCTGATCGATCCGACGCACGGCCTGTCGGCGACGCCGGTGCCGATGATCTGGGGTGCGCCGACCGATCCGGCGGACGGCGAGGGCTGGTGGCTCGAAGGCCACCTGGCGCGCGCGAACCCGCACATCGCCGCCATGATGTCGCCGGAGCTCGGCGAAGTGCTCGTGCAGTTCAACGGTCCTGGCGCCTACATCTCGCCGAGCCACTACGACACGCCGCTGTCGGTGCCGACGTGGAACTACCTGACCCTGCAGGTCCATGGCCGCGTGCAGATCATCGACGAGGAGCATGCGAAGGACGCGCTGCTCAAGCGTCTGATCGCGACGCAGGAACCCGACTACGCCGCGCAATGGCGCGGTCTGCCGGAAGACTTCCAACGCAAGATGCTGGGCGCGATCGTCGGCTTCCGCGTGCCGGTCGAGCGCTGGACGATGAAGGCCAAGATCAGCCAGAACCGCAGCGCCGTCGAGCGCGAGCGCATCCTCGCGCATCAGGAGCACCACGGCTCGCTGGAGGAGCAGATCCTTGCGAGATGGGTGAGGGAACTGGCGCCTCGTTGA